Proteins co-encoded in one Streptomyces sp. JH34 genomic window:
- a CDS encoding DUF2797 domain-containing protein → MSNWRCTGLRWPDGEPVLGWARGDGSGQRRASVLAYGKELGFRAEGERHCVGARGNPCPVRAVVPVRSTGARCPECARLDRAHSVAADTIADDPRTYRVYLAWFGPGMLKVGITGEARGAARLREQGAVVFSWLGRGPLMAARRTEELLRSALGVPDRIPYARKRAVRGDLPGPSERAAEIEGLYRLAGALEGAGWPEALERLPFEAVDHAGVFGLGGAGAAARVVTGLADGGVVAGRLVTAAGPDLHLETVDEGIVVLDTRLVTGWDLVGADARAGMSVPVVALGGGGVQDGLF, encoded by the coding sequence ATGAGCAACTGGCGGTGTACCGGGCTGCGCTGGCCCGACGGCGAGCCCGTCCTCGGCTGGGCGCGGGGCGACGGGTCCGGGCAGCGGCGGGCGAGCGTCCTGGCCTACGGGAAGGAGCTCGGCTTCCGGGCCGAGGGTGAGCGGCACTGCGTGGGGGCGCGTGGAAACCCGTGCCCGGTCCGGGCCGTGGTGCCCGTACGGAGCACGGGCGCGCGGTGTCCGGAGTGCGCGCGGCTGGACCGTGCGCACTCGGTGGCCGCCGACACCATCGCCGACGACCCGCGGACGTACCGCGTCTATCTGGCCTGGTTCGGGCCGGGCATGCTCAAGGTCGGGATCACCGGAGAGGCGCGGGGCGCCGCGCGGCTGCGGGAGCAGGGGGCCGTGGTGTTCAGCTGGCTGGGGCGTGGCCCGCTGATGGCGGCGCGGCGTACTGAGGAGTTGCTGCGCTCTGCGCTCGGGGTGCCCGACCGGATCCCGTACGCGCGCAAACGCGCGGTTCGGGGCGACCTGCCGGGGCCGTCGGAGCGGGCGGCCGAGATCGAAGGGCTGTACCGGCTGGCCGGGGCCCTGGAGGGCGCGGGGTGGCCGGAGGCTCTGGAGAGGCTTCCGTTCGAGGCGGTCGACCATGCCGGGGTGTTCGGCCTCGGCGGTGCGGGGGCCGCGGCGCGGGTGGTCACCGGGCTGGCGGACGGCGGAGTGGTGGCCGGGCGGCTGGTGACGGCGGCCGGTCCCGACCTGCATCTGGAGACCGTGGACGAGGGGATCGTCGTGCTGGACACGCGGCTCGTCACCGGCTGGGACCTGGTGGGGGCCGACGCGCGGGCCGGGATGAGCGTGCCGGTCGTGGCGCTCGGGGGCGGTGGAGTGCAGGACGGGCTGTTCTGA
- the sigJ gene encoding RNA polymerase sigma factor SigJ, with product MALTMNDMDRFKASMPRLEAIAYRLLGSASDAEDAVQDTFLRWQSADIDRIEVPEAWLTKVLTNLCLNQLTSARARRETYVGQWLPEPLLAGDPMLGPADTAEQRESVSYAVLALMERLAPNERVVYVLREAFGYPHRRIAEILDITESASQQIFHRAKKHVAEGKARTEVDEAAARRIVEEFLAAATSGRTEPLVRLLTDDAVAIGDGGGKIPARARTVEGALAVAKFLRGLFKPGPAKRALTGGSPEVFATTANNAPAFVAVLDGRVIAVVCMEIGTDGVSGLRSQVNPDKLERATRRWAASDHGEPLHVLF from the coding sequence ATGGCTCTGACCATGAACGACATGGACCGGTTCAAGGCCTCCATGCCCCGCCTGGAAGCCATCGCCTATCGCCTCCTCGGCTCCGCGAGCGATGCCGAGGACGCGGTGCAGGACACCTTCCTGCGCTGGCAGTCCGCGGACATCGACCGCATCGAGGTCCCCGAGGCCTGGCTGACCAAGGTCCTGACCAACCTGTGCCTGAACCAGCTCACCTCCGCCCGCGCACGGCGCGAGACCTACGTGGGCCAGTGGCTCCCCGAGCCGCTGCTCGCCGGGGACCCGATGCTCGGCCCCGCGGACACCGCCGAACAGCGCGAATCCGTCTCGTACGCCGTCCTCGCCCTCATGGAACGCCTGGCCCCCAACGAGCGGGTGGTGTACGTGCTGCGTGAGGCCTTCGGCTACCCGCACCGGAGGATCGCGGAGATCCTCGACATCACCGAGTCCGCCAGCCAGCAGATCTTCCACCGCGCCAAGAAGCACGTCGCGGAAGGCAAGGCACGGACCGAGGTCGACGAGGCCGCCGCCCGGCGCATCGTCGAGGAGTTCCTCGCGGCTGCCACCAGCGGCCGGACCGAACCCCTCGTCCGGCTGCTCACCGACGACGCCGTCGCGATCGGCGACGGAGGTGGGAAGATCCCGGCACGCGCCAGGACCGTCGAGGGTGCCCTCGCCGTCGCGAAGTTCCTGCGGGGCCTGTTCAAGCCCGGTCCGGCCAAGCGCGCCCTGACGGGCGGCTCCCCGGAGGTCTTCGCCACGACGGCCAACAACGCCCCCGCCTTCGTGGCTGTCCTCGACGGCCGGGTCATCGCGGTCGTATGCATGGAAATCGGAACCGACGGCGTCTCCGGCCTCCGCAGCCAGGTCAACCCGGACAAGCTCGAACGCGCTACCCGGCGATGGGCGGCCTCGGATCACGGGGAGCCCCTGCACGTCCTCTTCTGA
- a CDS encoding FAD-dependent oxidoreductase — MQHRIIVLGAGYTGAVAAGRLARRLHADDVAITLVNAEPDFVERVRMHQLAAGQDLRPRPFSEMFAGTGVELRLAKVTGIDVDTRTVTVTDAHGAQELTYDSLVYALGSGWNTQGVPGTAEHAHDIAGRPGALRLRERLAGLDSGAPVVVVGGGLTGLEAATEIAEARPDLDVALAARGTLGDWLSPKGRAHVRKVCAGLGITVHENTAVTGVEADHVTTADGVSVPAAVTVWTTGFAVHPIAEATTLEVNGTGQIVVDGTMRSVSHPDVYAIGDAAMAMGPGDKPLRMSCASGTPSAWQAADSIAARLTGGKLPAMPLRYFNQCISLGRRDGLIQYVTADDRSVRAALTGRFAALYKELVCKGAAWGVVNPMLGMPTRGRRLTRDGSGTTQAVHESA, encoded by the coding sequence ATGCAGCACCGCATCATCGTTCTCGGAGCCGGATACACCGGAGCCGTCGCCGCCGGCCGCCTGGCCCGGCGACTGCACGCCGATGACGTCGCCATCACCCTCGTCAACGCCGAGCCCGACTTCGTCGAGCGGGTCCGGATGCACCAGCTGGCGGCAGGCCAGGACCTCCGCCCCCGGCCCTTCAGCGAGATGTTCGCCGGCACCGGCGTCGAACTGAGGCTCGCGAAGGTCACCGGCATCGACGTCGACACCAGGACCGTCACCGTCACCGACGCGCACGGTGCGCAGGAGCTGACATACGACAGCCTCGTGTACGCCCTCGGCAGCGGCTGGAACACCCAGGGCGTTCCCGGCACCGCCGAGCACGCCCACGACATCGCCGGCCGCCCCGGAGCACTGCGGCTGCGCGAACGCCTGGCCGGCCTGGATTCCGGAGCGCCCGTGGTCGTCGTGGGCGGCGGCCTCACCGGACTGGAGGCGGCGACCGAGATCGCCGAGGCCCGCCCCGACCTCGACGTCGCCCTCGCCGCCCGCGGCACGCTCGGCGACTGGCTCTCGCCCAAGGGCCGCGCGCACGTGCGGAAGGTCTGCGCCGGGCTCGGCATCACCGTGCACGAGAACACCGCCGTCACCGGCGTGGAAGCCGACCACGTCACCACCGCCGACGGCGTCTCCGTCCCGGCCGCCGTCACCGTGTGGACGACCGGCTTCGCGGTCCACCCGATCGCCGAGGCCACCACCCTGGAGGTCAACGGCACAGGCCAGATCGTGGTCGACGGAACCATGCGCTCGGTCTCGCACCCCGACGTCTACGCCATCGGAGACGCGGCCATGGCCATGGGCCCCGGCGACAAACCGCTGCGGATGTCGTGCGCCTCGGGCACCCCCTCCGCCTGGCAGGCCGCCGACTCCATCGCCGCACGCCTGACCGGCGGAAAGCTCCCGGCCATGCCGCTCCGCTACTTCAACCAGTGCATCTCGCTGGGCCGCAGGGACGGCCTGATCCAGTACGTCACCGCGGACGACCGCTCCGTCCGGGCGGCGCTGACCGGACGGTTCGCCGCCCTCTACAAGGAACTGGTCTGCAAGGGCGCGGCCTGGGGCGTCGTCAACCCGATGCTGGGGATGCCGACCCGGGGCCGCCGCCTCACTCGGGACGGGTCCGGGACGACCCAGGCCGTCCACGAATCGGCCTGA